In Neomonachus schauinslandi chromosome 6, ASM220157v2, whole genome shotgun sequence, a genomic segment contains:
- the NSMCE4A gene encoding non-structural maintenance of chromosomes element 4 homolog A: MSGDSSGRRSEGRGRGRDPHRDRTRSRSRSPLSPVSRRGAAPERREAPERPSLEETEPSDSGDEMVDPASLEAETDHGLCRQIRHQYRALINSVQQNREDILNASDKLTEVLEEANTLFNGVSRAREAVLDAQFLVLASDLGKEKAKQLHSDLNSFDMLRYVETLLTHMGVNPLEAEELIRDEDSSDFEFIVYDSWKISGKTAENTFNKTHTFHFLLGSIQGEFPVPKPRSDRPRKGPTTEEKKTMPDQLNEMEESHQEATEKEVERILGLLQTYFREDPDTPMSFFDFVVDPHSFPRTVENIFHVSFIIRDGFARIKLDQDRLPIIEPVNINEESEGIDQNTQIRNQGIIALSYRDWEEIVKTFEISEPVIASSQSQQRLSA, from the exons ATGTCCGGGGACAGCAGCGGCCGCCGGTCCgagggccggggccggggccgcgaCCCGCACCGGGATCGCACCCGCTCCCGCTCGCGGTCCCCGCTGTCGCCCGTGTCCCGCCGCGGCGCCGCGCCCGAGCGCAGGGAGGCCCCGGAGCGCCCGAGCCTGGAGGAGACGGAGCCGTCGGATTCCGGGGACGAGATGGTGGACCCGGCGAGCCTGGAGGCGGAGACCGACCACGGCCTGTGCCGCCAGATCCGCCATCAGTACCGGGCGCTCATCAACTCGGTCCAAC AAAACCGGGAGGATATACTGAATGCCAGCGACAAATTAACAGAAGTCCTTGAAGAGGCCAACACTCTGTTTAATGGAG TGTCCCGAGCAAGAGAAGCAGTCCTGGACGCCCAGTTTCTTGTTCTGGCTTCAGATTTGggcaaagagaaagcaaagcagcTGCATTCTGATCTTAACTCATTTGATATGTTAAGATATGTTGAAACTCTA CTGACACATATGGGTGTAAATCCGCTAGAAGCTGAAGAACTCATCCGTGATGAAGATAGTTCTGATTTTGAATTCATAGTCTATGACTCCTGGAAAATATCAGGCAAAACAGCAGAAAACACCTTTAATAAAACCCATACATTCCACTTTct GTTGGGTTCAATACAAGGAGAGTTCCCTGTGCCAAAGCCACGAAGTGATCGTCCAAGAAAAGGTCCCACGACAGAAGAGAAGAAGACAATGCCTGaccag ttaaatgaaatggaagaatCTCATCaagaagcaacagaaaaagaagtggaaagaatTTTGGGATTGTTGCAAACGTATTTTCGAGAAGATC CTGATACTCCTATGTCCTTCTTTGACTTTGTGGTTGATCCACATTCTTTCCCCCGAACAGTGGAAAACATCTTTCATGTTTCCTTCATTATAAGG GATGGTTTTGCAAGAATAAAGCTTGACCAAGACCGACTGCCAATAATAG AGCCTGTTAATATtaatgaagaaagtgagggaatTGACCAAAACACCCAAATTAGGAATCAAGGAATCATAGCTTTGAGTTACCGTGACTGGGAG GAGATCGTGAAGACCTTTGAGATTTCAGAGCCTGTGATTGCTTCAAGCCAGAGCCAGCAGAGGCTAAGCGCTTGA